A stretch of Rhododendron vialii isolate Sample 1 chromosome 4a, ASM3025357v1 DNA encodes these proteins:
- the LOC131322033 gene encoding uncharacterized protein At5g02240-like: MATATLVPLVPLTPSNSTLRQCPKQYSLSKSLITPTLLETPSPFSRSSRISKRDSKRLFAVSSMADLNGGTVLVTGAGGRTGQIVYRKLKERTDQYVARGLVRTEESKEKIGGADDVFVGDIRNVDSIVPAIQGIYALIILTSAVPKMKPGFDPSKGERPEFYFEDGAFPEQVDWIGQKNQIDAAKAAGVKQIVLVGSMGGTNTSNPLNSIGNGNILIWKRKAEQYLADSGIPYTIIRAGGLQDKEGGIRELLIGKDDELLQTETRTIARADVAEVCVQALQFEEAKFKAFDLASKPEGTGTPTKDFKALFAQITTRF, from the exons ATGGCCACCGCGACACTTGTCCCACTGGTACCCCTTACGCCGTCAAATTCAACCCTGCGTCAATGTCCTAAACAGTACTCTTTGTCGAAATCCCTCATTACTCCAACACTTCTAGAAACTCCGTCGCCGTTTTCTCGAAGTTCGAGGATTTCCAAAAGGGATTCGAAGAGGCTATTTGCGGTTTCGTCAATGGCCGATTTGAACGGTGGCACAGTCCTTGTTACAGGCGCTGGCGGTAGAACTG GACAAATTGTTTATAGGAAGTTGAAGGAGAGGACAGATCAGTATGTTGCAAGAGGTTTGGTCAGAACGGAGGAGAGCAAGGAGAAAATTGGTGGTGCAGATGATGTTTTTGTTGGGGATATAAGGAATGTTGACAGTATTGTTCCTGCGATCCAAGGTATTTATGCTCTCATAATTCTTACGAGTGCTGTGCCAAAAATGAAACCTGGGTTTGACCCAAGTAAAGGTGAGAGGCCTGAATTCTACTTTGAAGATGGAGCATTTCCAGAACAG GTTGACTGGATTGGGCAGAAGAATCAAATAGATGCTG CTAAAGCTGCAGGAGTGAAGCAAATTGTTCTTGTTGGGTCCATGGGAGGCACAAATACTAGCAACCCCTTGAACAGCATAGGAAATGGAAATATTTTG ATTTGGAAGAGAAAGGCTGAACAGTATCTGGCTGACTCTGGAATCCCATACACTATTATCAG GGCTGGAGGCCTGCAAGACAAAGAAGGCGGTATTCGGGAATTACTTATTGGAAAGGATGATGAGCTTCTACAGACAGAAACAAGGACTATTGCCAGGGCTGATGTTGCGGAAGTCTGCGTTCAG GCACTACAGTTTGAGGAGGCCAAATTTAAGGCATTTGACTTGGCCTCAAAGCCTGAGGGCACTGGCACACCGACAAAGGATTTCAAGGCTCTGTTTGCCCAAATAACTACTCGTTTTTGA